DNA sequence from the Parasphaerochaeta coccoides DSM 17374 genome:
CGGCATACGGCTTGGTCACGCGGCTCTTTTTCTTGTCGATCGCACCGAGAAGTGCGGCATTATAACCGTTTTTTTCCTCGGTCCTGTCGGCAACGACGACGTTGCCCTCTATCTTTATGACCGTCACAGGAGTCAGTCTGCCTTCTGCGTCAAACACCTGGGTCATGCCTATTTTCTTGCCGATAAGCCCTAACATCTCTTACCTCGACTCTTTACTGTTTGATCTCAACGTCCACACCAGCAGGGAGCTCAAGCTTCATGAGGGCATCCATGACTTTTGATGTAGGTTCCAAAATGTCAATCAAGCGCTTATGGGTCCGCATCTCGAACTGCTCACGCGATTTCTTATTGACATGTGGCGATCTCAGGACAGTAACTTTATTGATACGGGTCGGAAGCGGTACGGGTCCGGAAACCTTTGCACCAGCTTTGACTGCGGTCTGTACGATGGCCTTGGAGCTCTGCTCGACCAATTCAATGTCAAAGCCTCTCAAGCGCACCCGAATTCTTTCATTAGCCATGATTCCTCCAAAAAAACAGGTCTTGCCAGCGCCCTGTGCGCCGGCAAGACATTCCTGGCTCTATTAGCCTTTGATATCGGTCACCTGACCGGAAGCAACGGTTCTACCACCCTCGCGAATAGCGAAGCGGAGACCCTTGTCCATGGCAACGGGGTGAATCAGTTCGACTTCCAGCTCCGTGTGGTCGCCGGGAAGAACCATCTTTCCGCCTTCCAAGAGCACTGTACCAGTGATGTCGGTGGTGCGGAAATAGAACTGCGGGCGATAGCCGGAGAAGAAAGGAGTCTTACGACCGCCTTCCTCCGCGGTAAGCACGTACACAGTACCGATGAACTTCTGGTGAGGTGTGATCGACTTGGGCTTGGCAAGAACTTGTCCACGGACAACTTCCTTCTTGTCAATGCCGCGCAGCAGGGCTCCGATGTTATCACCGGCCTGACCATCCTCAAGCAACTTGTTGAACATCTCGACACCGGTGACGACGCTGTCCTGGGTGGCCTTGATTCCAACGATGGAAACAGGATCGTTCACATGGATAACGCCACGTTCGATACGACCGGTAACGACGGTACCGCGACCGGAGATGGAGAAGATGTCTTCGATCGGCATGAGGAAAGGCTGGTCAACGGCACGCGCAGGAAGCGGAACATAGTCATCCATAGCGTCAAGCAGCTCGTCGATGCACTTCGTCTTCTCAGGATCATCGGGGTTGTTCAAGGCTTCATAAGCAGAACCGCGGATGACAGGGGCATTATCTCCATCGAAACCATTGGCGGTCAGCAGATCGCGCATTTCAGCCTCGACGAGATCAATCAGTTCAGGATCGTCCACCTGGTCAATCTTGTTGATGAACACGACGATGCAGGGTACGCCGACCTGACGGGCAAGGAGGATATGCTCCTTGGTCTGAGCCATGGCGCCATCAGTGGCAGCAACGACGATGATAGCTCCGTCCATCTGGGCAGCGCCAGTGATCATGTTCTTGATGTAGTCAGCGTGTCCCGGGCAGTCAACGTGGGCATAGTGCCGGTTCTTGCTCTGGTACTCGACGTGACGGGTATTGATTGTGATTCCTCTGGCCTTTTCTTCCGGGGCGTTGTCAATTGCATCATAAGCAAGAGCCTTGTCACCGAAAAGCCGGGCACAGTGCTGGGTGATTGCGGCAGTGAGGGTCGTCTTACCGTGGTCGACGTGTCCGATTGTTCCAACGTTAACGTGCGGCTTCGTCCTCGCAAACTTTTCCTTAGCCATCAGTTCCTCCTTGTGACGGGTGCGTGTCACAAAAAAATAATATGCGATTCATAAAGGTCTACGCCCTTACAATTCACGATGTGAGACAAACTGTGATGTGTCCGTTGAGGGATGGAAGGAAATCCAGAGGTCGATGAAACAGGAATATCCTTCCACCGACATAGAAACAGGTTGTAAAAAACCGCCTGTAACCTGGACCACCTAACCATCCTGGCATTCAGCCCTTGGACGATCGGTTTGGCTCGGCATGTTCTCGCATGAAGACACGTACATACGCATCTTTCGGCAAGACACCTTGCCTACTATACTGAATGTGGACGGAACATGTCAAGCGAATCATTGTTTTTAAAAAGGAAATTCAACGCAATATTTAAAAATAGTGTGATTCATGTCTGTAATTTGTTGTAATGAAATTGGTTATTATTTTTTTACATCATCCAGGGTCATAATTTTCTCACATCTTCTTCTCATGCGTGAGGGCAGCCATTCATCCAAGCCCACCCAAAAACAGCGTTCCTCCGCTTCTGATAGCCCCCGACCTTCCGTTTCAA
Encoded proteins:
- the rpsJ gene encoding 30S ribosomal protein S10, which encodes MANERIRVRLRGFDIELVEQSSKAIVQTAVKAGAKVSGPVPLPTRINKVTVLRSPHVNKKSREQFEMRTHKRLIDILEPTSKVMDALMKLELPAGVDVEIKQ
- the tuf gene encoding elongation factor Tu, with product MAKEKFARTKPHVNVGTIGHVDHGKTTLTAAITQHCARLFGDKALAYDAIDNAPEEKARGITINTRHVEYQSKNRHYAHVDCPGHADYIKNMITGAAQMDGAIIVVAATDGAMAQTKEHILLARQVGVPCIVVFINKIDQVDDPELIDLVEAEMRDLLTANGFDGDNAPVIRGSAYEALNNPDDPEKTKCIDELLDAMDDYVPLPARAVDQPFLMPIEDIFSISGRGTVVTGRIERGVIHVNDPVSIVGIKATQDSVVTGVEMFNKLLEDGQAGDNIGALLRGIDKKEVVRGQVLAKPKSITPHQKFIGTVYVLTAEEGGRKTPFFSGYRPQFYFRTTDITGTVLLEGGKMVLPGDHTELEVELIHPVAMDKGLRFAIREGGRTVASGQVTDIKG
- a CDS encoding BrnA antitoxin family protein, with protein sequence MKSVKQAISLRIDADNLEWLKRKVGGYQKRRNAVFGWAWMNGCPHA